The nucleotide sequence CGATCCCACGAGGAGACACCGATGTCCGTCCTGCCCGCAGACCTGCCGCACGAAACACTGCACGTGGTAAGGGGGAGGCGGAGCGGCCTCACCATCAGCATCGCGGTCCACTCCACCGTCCTCGGGCCGGCCCTCGGCGGATGCCGGGTCTGGACGTACGACTCCTGGCAGGAGGCGGTTGCCGACTCGCTGCGGCTGGCCGAGGGGATGACCCTCAAGAACGCCGCGGCAGGTCTCCACCGCGGCGGTGGCAAGGCCGTCGTCTACCTGCCGCGCGGCACGGTGCTCACGCCGACCGAGCGCTACGAGGTCATGCTCGACCTCGGCGACGCCGTCGAGACGCTCGGCGGCAGCTACATGACCGCGGAGGATGTCGGCACGAGCGCCGAGGACATGTCCGTCGTCGCGTCGCGCACCGCCCACGTCTGCGGCCTCCCGCCGTCGGAGGGCGGCGTCGGTGAGCCCAGCGACGCGACCGCCGCCGGTGTGTACGCCGGTCTGCAGGCCACCATGGAGCGGGCGTTCGGCAGCCGGGATGTCAGCGGCCGCCACGTGATCGTGCTCGGCCTCGGCCACGTGGGATCGCTCATCGCGATGCGCCTCGCCAGCGAGGGCGCCGTGCTGACCGTCACGGACGTGAACCCCGCGAAGCGCGCCCTCGCCGACGCGCTCGGCGCCACCTGGGTGGAGCCGGATGACGCCCACCGCGTCCAGGGCGATGTCTTCGTCCCCGCCGGTGTCGGAGGAGTGCTGACCGACCGGGTGATCGACGAGCTCCGGGTCGCCGCGGTTGTCGGCCCCGCGAACAACCAGCTCGCGCACCGCTCCGGAGCGGAGCGTCTGGCCGCACGCGGCATCCTCTGGGCGCCGGACTTCGTCGTCAACGCGGGCGGGGTGATCTTCCTGTCGATGGCCGGCGAGCCCGGCGTGACCGCCGAGGCCACGCAGGAGAGGGTCGAGCGGATCGGCGACACGGTCGCGGAGATCTTCCAGGGCGCCGACCAGCGCGGTGTCACCACGCTGCAGGCCGCGGAGGAGCTCGCGCTCGACCGCCTCCGGGAGCCAGCGAACGCATAGCAGCGCTCCGCTAGGTTGGAACCCATGACGTCTTCCTGGGGCCGCCGGCTCATCGCATCCCTTGTCGCTGCCCTCGTGGTGGTCCTCGTCGTTCACGCGGCGATGATCGCCGCGTTCTACGTGGGGAGCCTCGCCGGGTCGTCGACCCCGTCGGGGGCGTTGATCGTCGCCGTCAGCAACTACTTCTCGCTGACCAGCGTCATCGCCTTCGTCCTGCTCTGGGTCGCCGGCTTCGTCGGCGCGTTCGACCGGTGGTGGACCGCGTTGATCGCGGGTGTGCTGGCCGCTGTGCTGGCGCCTGCGGTCGGCACCATCCTGACCGCGACCTCGGGCGGCTCGCCGTTCAGCGGCGACCTGATCGTCGCGGTGCTCGGCACCCTGCTGGGGATCAACCTGCTCTACGCCGTCGCCATCACCGCGCTCACCCCGACGTTCGGCCGCTGGCTGTTCCGTGTCGTCGAGGGCACCCGCAGCCGGTTCGAGACGGACCGCAAGGTCGCGCTGGTCCGCATCCCCGCCGGCAACCTGGCCGAGGGTCTGGTGACCCACATCGACCGTGAGCCGGTGGATGCG is from Leifsonia sp. 466MF and encodes:
- a CDS encoding Glu/Leu/Phe/Val dehydrogenase family protein, with product MSVLPADLPHETLHVVRGRRSGLTISIAVHSTVLGPALGGCRVWTYDSWQEAVADSLRLAEGMTLKNAAAGLHRGGGKAVVYLPRGTVLTPTERYEVMLDLGDAVETLGGSYMTAEDVGTSAEDMSVVASRTAHVCGLPPSEGGVGEPSDATAAGVYAGLQATMERAFGSRDVSGRHVIVLGLGHVGSLIAMRLASEGAVLTVTDVNPAKRALADALGATWVEPDDAHRVQGDVFVPAGVGGVLTDRVIDELRVAAVVGPANNQLAHRSGAERLAARGILWAPDFVVNAGGVIFLSMAGEPGVTAEATQERVERIGDTVAEIFQGADQRGVTTLQAAEELALDRLREPANA